The Deinococcus reticulitermitis genomic interval GCGCGCCCAACCACCCGGACTGGGGCCGCTTCTGGGACATCGTGCAGCGGCATGGCGTCACCATCCTCTACACCGCGCCGACGGCGATTCGCGCTTTCATGCAGCACGGCGAGGAGATTCCAGGAAGCTACGACCTGTCGAGCCTGCGGCTGCTCGGCTCAGTCGGAGAACCCATCAACCCTGAGGCGTGGATGTGGTACTGGCGCGTGATCGGTGGCGAGCGCTGTCCCGTCGTGGACACCTGGTGGCAGACCGAAACGGGCTCGATCATGCTGACCACCCTGCCCGGCGCCTTCCCGAGTAAACCCGGCAGTGCCGGCCTGCCGATGTTCGGCGTCGAGCCGACCCTGATGACCCACGACGGCGAGGAGCTCGGACCCAACGACGGCGGGCTGCTGGTGATCAAGCGGCCCTGGCCCTCCATGCTCCGCACCGTCTACGGCGACGACGAGCGCTACCGCAAGAGCTACTGGGGCGAGATCCAAGGCGTGTACTTTGCCGGCGACGGCGCCCGGCGCGACGAGGACGGGTATTACACCATCGTCGGGCGTGTGGACGACGTGCTCAACGTTTCGGGCCACCGCCTGGGGACCATGGAAATCGAGTCGGCCCTCGTCGCCCACCCGAGCGTGTCGGAAGCGGCTGTGGTCGGCAAGCCTGACCCCGTGAAGGGAGAATGCGTGGTGGCCTTCGTCCTGGTGCAAGACGGCCACACCGCCGATCCCAAGGAGCTTCGCGCGCATGTCAGCCGTGAAATCGGAGCCCTGGCGCGGCCCGACTCGATCTATATCGCCGACGCCTTGCCCAAGACCCGCAGCGGCAAAATCATGCGCCGTTTCCTCAGACAGGTTGCCGCAGGCCAGCCTATTCAGGGAGACACTTCGACCCTGGAGGACCCGGCGGTGCTCGACCGCCTCGCAGCCACCGTCCCTGCTTGAACCGGGTGAATCCCCCTGCCCCGCTCCACCTCCACCAGCCTCAAATCGAAGACTGGTTCCGAACCCAGGTGATCTCTTGAAACAGACGGCTTACCAGATGGGCGACCGGGTGGTGCTTTCGCCTTACGGCTTGGGCATCGTGCGCGGAACCTGCCACCGCGACGTGGCTGGAGAGACCCTGACCTACTATGAGGTCGACTTTCCCGAAACCGGCCACTGCGCCTTTGTTCCTGTCGCTTGCCCGGACCACGCCGGTCTGCGCGCGGCCCTCACCTCAGATCAACTTCCGGCCCTGCTCGCTATCTTGCAAGGGAAGTGGGGAACAGGCCTGGCTCTGCCGCGACAATGGTCTGCTCGCCAACGCCGCGTGGCTGAAATTCTAGGTCAGGGCCAGCCTCATGAGCTCGCCACGCTGGCAGGTGAGTTGTACCGCTGGAATGCGCAGCGCGCGCTCCCTGATCTGGACCGCCATGCCTTCAAGCAAGCGCTCAGCAGACTGGAACAAGAAGTGACTGGATTAGAAGACGAAACGGCGCTTGATGTCCAGCAATTTTTGCAGAACGCCCGCGCCGCAT includes:
- a CDS encoding CarD family transcriptional regulator, which translates into the protein MKQTAYQMGDRVVLSPYGLGIVRGTCHRDVAGETLTYYEVDFPETGHCAFVPVACPDHAGLRAALTSDQLPALLAILQGKWGTGLALPRQWSARQRRVAEILGQGQPHELATLAGELYRWNAQRALPDLDRHAFKQALSRLEQEVTGLEDETALDVQQFLQNARAALNH